Proteins from one Cellulosilyticum lentocellum DSM 5427 genomic window:
- the pyrF gene encoding orotidine-5'-phosphate decarboxylase gives MIDRLISQIEATQNPTVVGLDPTYAMIPSFIKEEMLETYGKTPKAVAEMFIRFNKSILDEVATLIPSVKPQIAMYEQYGLEGLRAYMETVAYAKEKGLVVIGDIKRGDIASTAAAYAGHIAGVKIEGEHFDLWQEDAVTLNPYMGFDGIEPFIAACNEQDRGLFILVKTSNPSGVEIQDLMVNGLPVYDYSADLVSKWGELTMGTEGYSRIGAVVGATYKEQGIELRKRMPHTFFLVPGYGAQGGKAEDLKDYFDKNGSGIIVNSSRGIIAAYQKDKEVTEKEFAIAAKKAVLAMRDDLQGVMR, from the coding sequence ATGATTGATCGTTTAATAAGTCAAATAGAAGCTACTCAAAACCCTACAGTGGTGGGATTAGATCCAACATATGCTATGATTCCTTCCTTTATAAAAGAAGAAATGTTAGAAACTTACGGAAAAACTCCAAAGGCTGTAGCAGAGATGTTTATTCGCTTTAATAAAAGTATTTTAGATGAGGTAGCAACTCTCATTCCATCAGTTAAACCACAAATCGCCATGTATGAACAATACGGCTTAGAAGGGCTAAGAGCTTATATGGAAACAGTAGCTTATGCAAAAGAAAAAGGTCTAGTGGTTATTGGAGATATTAAAAGAGGTGATATCGCATCGACAGCAGCTGCTTATGCAGGGCATATCGCAGGTGTTAAAATTGAGGGTGAACACTTTGACTTATGGCAAGAAGATGCCGTTACGCTTAACCCTTATATGGGATTTGACGGAATTGAACCTTTCATTGCAGCGTGCAATGAGCAAGATAGAGGATTATTCATCTTAGTAAAAACAAGTAATCCAAGTGGTGTAGAAATTCAAGACCTTATGGTAAATGGTTTACCAGTATACGATTACTCAGCCGACTTAGTAAGTAAATGGGGAGAACTTACTATGGGAACCGAAGGCTATAGCCGTATCGGTGCCGTAGTAGGTGCTACATACAAAGAGCAAGGTATAGAGCTTAGAAAAAGAATGCCACACACTTTCTTCCTAGTACCAGGTTATGGTGCTCAAGGTGGCAAAGCAGAGGACTTAAAGGATTATTTTGATAAAAATGGTTCAGGAATCATTGTTAACTCTTCAAGAGGTATTATTGCAGCTTATCAAAAAGATAAGGAAGTAACAGAAAAAGAATTTGCCATAGCTGCTAAGAAAGCAGTATTAGCTATGAGAGATGACTTACAAGGAGTGATGCGTTAA
- a CDS encoding carbamoyl phosphate synthase small subunit — translation MKAQLILENGMIFEGKAFGYLKETIGEVVFNTGMTGYQEILTDPSYYGQMVVMTYPLIGNYGINLEDMESSKSHVRALIVREKSDYPNNFRCELTLDGYLKSQKVIGLEGIDTRALTRVLRDHGTMRAIIAVRELTPSQIKLKIDAFNNQMAVSEVTTKESYVIEGNKTHIAVIDCGIKSNILRSFEARGCKLSVFPASAKPEEILAVNPDGIFLSNGPADPKDVQDTVATVKTLIGKKPITAICLGHQLLCLALGGNTAKLKFGHHGCNHPVKDFITNRVYITSQNHNYYVETLPEGAVVTHTNMNDRTVEGMYFKDLNIYSVQFHPEACPGPTDTAHIFDEFITVMQGGKLNA, via the coding sequence ATGAAAGCTCAATTAATTTTAGAAAATGGGATGATCTTTGAGGGTAAGGCCTTCGGATACCTTAAAGAAACAATCGGAGAAGTCGTATTTAACACAGGGATGACAGGTTATCAAGAGATCTTAACAGACCCTTCATACTATGGACAAATGGTAGTGATGACTTATCCACTTATCGGAAACTACGGTATTAATCTTGAAGATATGGAAAGTAGCAAATCTCATGTACGTGCTTTAATCGTAAGAGAAAAAAGTGACTACCCAAATAACTTTAGATGTGAACTTACTTTAGATGGTTACTTAAAATCACAAAAAGTAATCGGACTTGAAGGTATTGATACAAGAGCTTTAACAAGAGTATTAAGAGATCATGGTACTATGCGCGCTATCATTGCTGTAAGAGAATTGACACCAAGTCAAATCAAGCTTAAAATAGATGCTTTTAATAACCAAATGGCTGTTTCAGAAGTAACAACTAAAGAAAGCTATGTGATCGAAGGAAATAAAACACATATTGCAGTCATTGACTGTGGTATTAAAAGTAATATTCTTCGCTCTTTTGAAGCAAGAGGCTGCAAACTTTCAGTTTTCCCTGCTTCAGCTAAACCTGAAGAAATATTAGCGGTTAACCCAGATGGTATCTTCTTATCAAATGGTCCAGCTGACCCTAAAGATGTACAAGATACAGTAGCAACAGTTAAAACTTTAATCGGTAAAAAACCTATTACAGCTATCTGTCTTGGACACCAATTACTTTGCTTAGCCCTTGGTGGTAATACAGCAAAACTTAAATTTGGTCACCATGGTTGTAACCACCCAGTTAAAGACTTTATTACAAACCGTGTGTATATTACATCTCAAAATCATAACTACTATGTAGAAACACTTCCAGAAGGTGCAGTAGTGACGCATACGAATATGAACGACCGAACTGTAGAAGGGATGTACTTTAAAGATTTAAATATTTACAGTGTTCAGTTCCATCCAGAAGCATGTCCAGGACCAACAGATACAGCACATATTTTCGACGAATTTATCACTGTTATGCAAGGAGGAAAATTAAATGCCTAG
- the carB gene encoding carbamoyl-phosphate synthase large subunit: protein MPRDMSIKKVLVIGSGPIVIGQAAEFDYSGTQACQAIREEGIEVVLVNSNPATIMTDEEIADKIYIEPLTVEFLEKVIAKERPDSVLAGVGGQTALNLAVELNDKGILEKYNVRVIGTQISAIKEGEDRELFRALMKRINQPCIESEIVETVEAAVAFSRKIGYPVVVRPAYTLGGTGGGIAETEEELREICASGLHLSRVHQVLIEKCIKGWKEIEYEVMRDNYGTAITVCNMENIDPVGIHTGDSIVVAPSQTLSDREYQMLRRASLDIISACDIRGGCNVQLALHPDSFEYAVIEINPRVSRSSALASKATGYPIARVSAKIALGYGLDEIPNTVTGKTYACFEPTLDYVVCKIPKWPFDKFYTAKRTLGTKMMATGEIMSIGNNFESAFLKGLRSLEIGKFSFKHKKLEECTLDELKEKVITADDERIFALAEMLRRHYRKEQVCKITGMDIFFVEKFHWIVEQEELLSEMNFDELTPKYLRKLKKRGFSDKAIADLIGVSEDDIRDVRFKWNIVPVYKMVDTCGGEFEAESPYYYSTYDEVDEVEVSDKQKVMVIGSGPIRIGQGIEFDYCSVHAIMALKKKGIETIIVNNNPETVSTDFNTSDKLYFEPLTDEDFYHIYLKEKPMGVILQFGGQTAIKLAKFCEKMNIPVLGTHPKHMDEAEDREKFDEILEKLHIKRPKGKAIWSVEEGLKVAEELEYPVLVRPSYVLGGQGMEITYEAHQLERYLINAFDRDPENPVLIDRYLMGREIEVDALSDGENILIPGIMEHLERAGIHSGDSTTLYPSVNIPDHIKEKIITCTQMLAKELKVLGMINIQYIEYKNDLYIIEVNPRSSRTVPYISKVTGVPIIDLAVEAMLGKKITDLGYGTGLYPEPKDFYAVKVPVFSTEKLPRVEVSLGPEMKSTGEVLGVGTTVEEALYKGFIAAGKSLPMQGGTIFATVQKYDQDEFVTIAKRFASMGYKFVATEGTAKKLQENGIEARVVEKLSPVKGNKFVEETDEIFKLLRSGEIDLVVNTPTKGNDSKRDGFKIRRLAIESSIQILTSLDTVRALADIVSKQMTTEQTDIYDMGVSRHE from the coding sequence ATGCCTAGAGATATGAGCATCAAAAAAGTATTAGTTATAGGATCAGGTCCTATTGTTATAGGTCAAGCGGCTGAATTCGACTATTCAGGAACACAAGCTTGCCAAGCGATTCGTGAAGAAGGTATTGAAGTAGTCCTTGTCAATAGTAACCCAGCTACTATTATGACAGATGAAGAAATAGCAGATAAAATTTACATCGAACCATTAACTGTAGAATTCCTTGAAAAAGTTATTGCTAAAGAAAGACCAGACAGCGTTTTAGCAGGTGTAGGTGGTCAGACGGCTCTTAACTTAGCAGTGGAATTAAATGATAAAGGAATTTTAGAAAAATATAATGTACGTGTGATTGGTACACAAATTTCAGCTATTAAAGAAGGGGAAGACCGTGAACTCTTTAGAGCCCTTATGAAGCGTATCAATCAACCATGTATTGAAAGTGAAATTGTAGAAACAGTTGAAGCAGCTGTGGCGTTCTCAAGAAAAATTGGTTATCCAGTAGTTGTTAGGCCAGCTTATACCTTAGGTGGTACAGGTGGCGGTATTGCAGAAACAGAAGAAGAGCTAAGAGAAATCTGTGCAAGTGGTCTTCATCTTTCTCGTGTACACCAAGTACTTATTGAAAAATGTATCAAAGGCTGGAAAGAAATTGAATATGAAGTAATGCGTGATAACTATGGTACAGCCATTACTGTATGTAATATGGAAAATATTGATCCAGTTGGTATTCACACAGGAGATAGTATCGTAGTTGCACCTTCTCAAACACTTTCAGATAGAGAATATCAAATGCTTCGCCGTGCATCACTTGATATTATTTCAGCTTGTGATATTAGAGGAGGTTGTAACGTACAACTTGCTCTTCATCCAGATAGTTTTGAGTATGCTGTTATCGAAATTAACCCTCGTGTAAGCCGTTCTTCAGCTTTAGCTTCTAAAGCAACAGGTTATCCAATTGCCAGAGTATCAGCTAAAATTGCACTTGGTTACGGTCTTGATGAAATTCCAAACACTGTAACAGGCAAAACTTATGCTTGTTTCGAGCCAACACTTGATTATGTGGTATGTAAAATACCAAAATGGCCATTTGATAAATTCTATACAGCTAAACGTACACTTGGTACGAAGATGATGGCAACCGGTGAAATTATGTCTATCGGTAATAACTTTGAAAGTGCCTTCTTAAAAGGTCTTCGCTCACTTGAGATTGGTAAATTTAGCTTTAAACATAAAAAGCTTGAAGAATGCACTTTAGATGAACTCAAAGAAAAAGTAATCACAGCAGATGATGAAAGAATTTTTGCCCTAGCTGAAATGCTTCGTCGTCATTATAGAAAAGAACAAGTATGTAAAATTACAGGAATGGATATTTTCTTCGTAGAAAAATTCCACTGGATTGTAGAACAAGAAGAGCTTCTTTCTGAAATGAACTTTGATGAGTTAACACCAAAATATTTACGCAAGCTTAAGAAAAGAGGCTTCTCAGATAAAGCGATTGCAGATTTAATCGGCGTAAGTGAAGATGATATTCGAGACGTTCGTTTTAAATGGAACATTGTACCTGTTTATAAAATGGTTGATACTTGTGGTGGAGAGTTTGAAGCGGAATCACCATATTATTATTCAACTTATGATGAAGTAGATGAAGTTGAAGTATCTGACAAACAAAAGGTCATGGTTATTGGTTCAGGTCCAATTCGTATCGGTCAAGGGATTGAGTTCGATTACTGCTCTGTTCATGCGATTATGGCTCTTAAGAAAAAAGGGATTGAAACAATCATCGTTAATAATAACCCAGAAACAGTAAGTACAGACTTTAATACATCAGATAAGCTTTACTTTGAACCATTAACAGATGAAGATTTCTACCATATTTACTTAAAAGAAAAACCAATGGGTGTCATTCTTCAATTTGGTGGTCAAACAGCTATTAAACTAGCTAAATTCTGTGAAAAAATGAATATTCCTGTACTTGGTACACATCCAAAGCACATGGATGAAGCAGAAGATAGAGAAAAATTCGATGAAATCTTAGAAAAACTTCACATCAAACGTCCAAAAGGGAAAGCGATTTGGTCAGTTGAAGAAGGTCTTAAAGTAGCAGAAGAATTAGAGTATCCAGTACTTGTACGTCCTTCTTATGTACTTGGTGGTCAAGGAATGGAAATCACTTATGAAGCACACCAATTAGAAAGATACCTCATCAATGCGTTTGATAGAGACCCAGAAAACCCAGTACTCATTGACCGTTATCTAATGGGACGTGAAATCGAAGTAGACGCCCTTTCAGATGGTGAAAACATCCTTATTCCAGGAATCATGGAACACTTAGAAAGAGCTGGTATTCACTCAGGAGATAGTACAACACTTTATCCAAGTGTGAATATTCCAGACCATATTAAAGAAAAAATCATTACTTGTACACAAATGCTTGCGAAAGAACTAAAAGTACTTGGTATGATTAATATCCAATATATTGAATACAAAAATGATTTATACATTATCGAGGTTAACCCACGTTCTAGCCGTACAGTACCTTACATTTCTAAGGTAACAGGGGTACCAATTATCGATCTTGCTGTAGAAGCAATGCTTGGTAAGAAAATTACAGACCTTGGTTATGGCACAGGGCTTTACCCAGAACCAAAAGACTTCTATGCTGTAAAAGTACCAGTATTCTCAACAGAAAAATTACCAAGAGTAGAAGTTAGCCTTGGACCAGAAATGAAGTCAACAGGAGAAGTACTTGGTGTAGGAACAACGGTAGAAGAAGCACTTTACAAAGGCTTTATTGCAGCAGGTAAATCTCTTCCAATGCAAGGTGGTACTATCTTTGCAACGGTTCAAAAATATGATCAAGATGAGTTCGTAACCATAGCAAAACGTTTTGCTAGCATGGGATACAAATTTGTGGCTACAGAAGGTACAGCTAAGAAATTACAAGAAAATGGCATTGAAGCGAGAGTGGTAGAAAAACTATCACCAGTGAAGGGAAATAAATTTGTAGAAGAAACAGATGAAATCTTTAAACTCCTTAGAAGTGGTGAAATTGACCTTGTAGTTAACACACCTACTAAAGGAAATGACTCTAAACGTGATGGTTTCAAAATCAGACGTTTAGCAATCGAATCTTCTATTCAAATCTTAACCTCATTAGACACTGTAAGAGCACTAGCTGATATAGTATCTAAGCAAATGACTACAGAGCAAACAGATATCTATGATATGGGAGTAAGTCGTCATGAGTAA
- a CDS encoding dihydroorotate dehydrogenase electron transfer subunit → MSKQVVNGKIIGQGEIAPMIYKMIIEAPEVAENAKCGQFVNVYPESKSTLLPRPISICEVGETTITLVYGVVGEGTKEFSKLVTGDTIRISSALGNGYDVQEALVSVLVGGGIGVPPLVELAKHIPGEKIAVLGFRDEPFLVKELENLGVKVYVATDSGKVGFKGNVIELIKAEGIKGDYFYSCGPKVMLKALAAYCAEVDVPVQVSLEERMGCGYGACVGCVCKTKANTEKGFEHKKVCKDGPVFLGSEVKWDE, encoded by the coding sequence ATGAGTAAACAAGTTGTAAATGGAAAAATCATAGGGCAAGGTGAAATTGCCCCTATGATTTATAAAATGATTATAGAAGCACCAGAAGTAGCTGAAAATGCAAAATGTGGACAATTCGTTAATGTGTATCCAGAATCTAAAAGTACATTATTGCCTAGACCAATCAGTATTTGTGAAGTAGGTGAAACGACTATTACACTGGTATATGGTGTGGTAGGAGAAGGGACAAAAGAGTTTTCTAAGCTTGTAACAGGAGATACCATTCGTATCAGTAGTGCACTTGGAAATGGCTATGACGTACAAGAAGCACTGGTTTCTGTTTTAGTGGGCGGTGGTATTGGTGTACCACCATTAGTGGAACTTGCTAAGCATATTCCCGGTGAAAAAATCGCTGTGCTAGGTTTTAGAGATGAACCTTTCTTAGTAAAGGAATTAGAAAACTTAGGCGTAAAAGTATATGTTGCTACAGATAGTGGAAAAGTAGGCTTTAAAGGAAATGTGATTGAACTTATTAAGGCGGAAGGCATTAAAGGCGATTATTTCTATAGCTGTGGACCTAAAGTTATGCTTAAGGCATTAGCAGCTTATTGTGCTGAAGTTGATGTGCCTGTTCAAGTTTCGCTTGAAGAACGTATGGGCTGTGGTTATGGTGCATGCGTAGGGTGTGTTTGCAAAACAAAAGCGAATACAGAAAAGGGCTTTGAACATAAAAAAGTATGTAAAGATGGTCCTGTTTTCTTAGGAAGCGAGGTGAAGTGGGATGAGTAG
- a CDS encoding dihydroorotate dehydrogenase has translation MSRLTDIDQIAAAKGIDLSVNLAGITLKNPITTASGTFSPHESSEFYDLSELGAMITKGIASIPWDGNPVPRIAETYGGMINAVGLQNPGVDYYIEHELPFARKFDTKIIANVAGHSITEYCSVVERLNETDVDMLEVNISCPNVKEGGIGFGTSCDMASKVTREVKRLTTKPIIIKLTPNVTDIASIAQSVEAEGADAVSLINTLLGMKIDVHRKRPVIANKMGGFSGPAVKPVAVRMVYQVRRAVNIPIIGLGGIMTGEDVVEFLMAGADAISVGTAAFANPTAPVDIKRELIDYMERYGFKNLQEIRDAFEG, from the coding sequence ATGAGTAGGCTAACAGATATTGATCAAATAGCAGCAGCTAAAGGCATTGACCTAAGTGTTAACCTTGCAGGCATCACTCTTAAAAATCCTATCACAACAGCTTCAGGAACCTTCTCACCTCATGAGAGTAGTGAGTTTTATGATTTAAGTGAACTAGGAGCCATGATTACCAAAGGGATTGCAAGTATACCTTGGGATGGGAATCCAGTGCCTAGAATTGCAGAAACTTATGGTGGGATGATTAATGCCGTAGGTCTTCAAAATCCAGGAGTAGACTATTACATTGAACATGAATTACCTTTTGCAAGAAAGTTTGATACAAAGATTATTGCAAACGTAGCAGGACATAGTATCACAGAGTACTGCAGCGTTGTAGAACGCTTAAATGAAACAGATGTAGATATGTTAGAGGTTAATATTTCTTGTCCTAATGTGAAAGAAGGTGGGATTGGTTTTGGAACTTCTTGTGATATGGCATCTAAAGTAACAAGAGAAGTGAAACGTCTCACTACTAAACCTATTATTATTAAATTAACACCCAATGTAACGGATATTGCCTCTATTGCGCAGTCTGTAGAAGCAGAAGGAGCAGATGCAGTTTCTCTTATTAATACTTTACTAGGGATGAAAATTGATGTTCATCGTAAACGTCCAGTGATTGCTAATAAAATGGGTGGCTTCTCAGGTCCAGCTGTTAAACCAGTAGCAGTAAGAATGGTTTACCAAGTAAGAAGAGCAGTTAATATTCCAATCATAGGGCTTGGCGGCATTATGACAGGTGAAGACGTAGTGGAATTCCTTATGGCAGGAGCAGATGCTATTTCAGTAGGGACAGCAGCTTTTGCGAATCCAACAGCACCTGTTGATATTAAGAGAGAGCTTATTGACTATATGGAACGTTATGGGTTTAAAAACTTACAAGAAATTAGAGATGCTTTTGAGGGGTAA
- the pyrE gene encoding orotate phosphoribosyltransferase: MSYKKEFIEFMVRSGVLTFGDFTTKSGRKTPYFVNTGNYKTGAQAARLGEFYAKSIMENGKGDVDALFGPAYKGIPLSVATAIALSNEFDKDLNYCFNRKEEKDHGEGGSMVGYKLQDGDKVLIVEDVITAGTAVREVFPTLKGAADVQIEGLIISVDRMERGQGDKTAIQEIETEFGIKTYPIVTVREIIDTIHNVEIDGKVYIDDAMKARMEAYLAEYCVK, from the coding sequence ATGAGCTACAAAAAAGAGTTTATAGAATTTATGGTAAGATCAGGGGTATTAACTTTTGGAGATTTCACCACAAAAAGCGGTCGTAAAACACCTTACTTCGTCAATACAGGAAATTACAAAACAGGTGCACAAGCAGCTAGACTTGGTGAATTCTATGCTAAAAGCATTATGGAAAATGGTAAAGGAGATGTAGATGCTCTTTTTGGACCAGCTTATAAAGGAATTCCATTATCAGTAGCAACAGCCATTGCACTATCAAATGAATTTGACAAAGATCTTAACTACTGCTTCAATAGAAAAGAAGAAAAAGATCATGGTGAAGGTGGATCTATGGTAGGATACAAGCTTCAAGATGGTGACAAAGTACTCATCGTTGAAGACGTTATCACAGCAGGAACAGCAGTAAGAGAAGTGTTCCCAACCCTTAAAGGCGCTGCAGATGTGCAAATTGAAGGACTTATTATTTCTGTAGATAGAATGGAAAGAGGTCAAGGAGATAAAACAGCCATTCAAGAAATCGAAACAGAATTTGGCATTAAAACATATCCAATCGTAACTGTTAGAGAAATTATTGATACAATCCACAACGTAGAGATTGATGGAAAAGTATATATTGATGATGCAATGAAAGCAAGAATGGAAGCTTACTTAGCTGAGTATTGCGTGAAATAG
- a CDS encoding SDR family oxidoreductase: MSFPNHFKAQQQTRHPGFEYEMQPLPIFDDKTTLPNGSLLQEQVAIITGGDSGIGRAVAVAYAKQGADVAIVYYNEDKDAEDTQKAVEAYGQSCLLIKGDLTEETFATDVVTKVMDTYKHIDILVNNAAVQYENSSLQAITTEQFDKTFKTNVYGTFYMTKAVLPHLKSGACIINTTSVVAFHGHEKLIDYSMTKGAITAFTRSLSMALTKSKSGIRVNAVAPGPIWTPFIPSSFDVSSIPAFGTTTPLGRAGQPIECAGAYVFLASKAASYITGQTIHINGGEIING; the protein is encoded by the coding sequence ATGTCTTTCCCTAACCATTTTAAAGCGCAACAACAAACAAGGCATCCTGGTTTTGAATACGAAATGCAACCACTCCCCATTTTTGATGATAAAACGACTCTTCCAAATGGTAGTTTACTCCAAGAACAAGTAGCTATTATTACAGGTGGTGATAGTGGTATTGGACGTGCTGTAGCAGTGGCTTATGCCAAGCAAGGAGCTGATGTTGCCATTGTTTACTATAATGAAGATAAAGATGCAGAGGATACACAAAAAGCTGTTGAAGCTTATGGCCAAAGCTGTCTTCTTATTAAAGGTGATCTCACAGAAGAAACTTTCGCTACAGACGTAGTCACAAAAGTCATGGATACCTATAAGCATATCGATATCCTAGTCAATAATGCTGCTGTCCAATATGAAAACTCAAGTTTACAAGCCATTACTACCGAACAGTTTGATAAAACTTTTAAAACTAATGTATATGGCACTTTTTATATGACTAAGGCCGTCTTACCGCATCTCAAATCAGGTGCATGCATTATTAATACAACTTCTGTCGTCGCTTTTCATGGTCATGAAAAACTCATCGATTACTCCATGACCAAAGGTGCCATTACAGCTTTCACGCGCTCCCTTTCTATGGCTCTTACAAAATCAAAGTCTGGTATACGTGTTAATGCTGTTGCACCAGGTCCTATTTGGACACCTTTTATTCCTTCTAGTTTTGATGTAAGCAGCATTCCTGCTTTTGGTACTACCACGCCACTAGGTCGTGCTGGTCAACCCATAGAATGTGCAGGTGCTTATGTTTTCTTAGCTTCTAAAGCTGCTAGTTATATAACAGGACAAACCATTCATATTAATGGTGGAGAAATTATTAATGGCTAA
- a CDS encoding ribonuclease J has product MKNAVKVIPLGGLGSIGKNITVIEYEEEIIVIDCGMGFPDEQMYGVDLVIPDITYLLQNKNKVKGIFFTHGHEDHIGAVPYILKQMNIPLYGTPLTLGIIENKLQEHGLLTKSECHCVEAGDVIALEQIKVEFVRSTHSIAGACCIAVHTPEGIIFHTGDFKVDYTPVDQKGMDLQRIGELGKEGILLLLADSTNVERKGHSPSEVTIGKTLERLFDNVKGRIIVATFASNIHRIQQIINAAVLYGRKVAFSGRSMENITKVASSLGYLNIPEATLIEGEQIKNYSNDQITIVTTGSQGEPMAALARIAFGKHRSIQIEPNDLFIISASPIPGNDKLVSKVINELYKKGAQVIYKDLEEVHVSGHAYKEELKLMHTLTHPQYFMPVHGEYRHLIHHRNLARQMGMPHDHIFILEDGDVLEVNKVTAGVIGRVRAGNILVDGIGIGDVGNIVLRDRKHLAEEGMLIVVAAIDLETYSIMSGPDIITRGFVYAKDSEDLIEEVKAVANKELEMCLAYQMTEWHILKTSIKKVVEQLLYEKTKRRPTILPIIMEV; this is encoded by the coding sequence ATGAAAAATGCTGTGAAAGTCATTCCTCTTGGAGGGCTTGGAAGTATTGGCAAAAATATAACCGTTATAGAGTATGAAGAAGAAATTATAGTGATTGACTGTGGCATGGGTTTTCCAGATGAACAAATGTATGGGGTAGATTTGGTTATTCCTGATATTACGTACTTATTACAAAATAAGAATAAAGTAAAAGGTATCTTTTTCACTCATGGACATGAAGATCATATAGGTGCAGTTCCCTATATATTAAAACAGATGAACATTCCCTTGTATGGAACTCCTCTTACTTTAGGCATTATAGAAAACAAACTCCAAGAACACGGTCTCCTAACAAAAAGTGAATGTCACTGCGTGGAAGCTGGTGACGTGATTGCTTTAGAACAAATAAAGGTAGAGTTTGTGAGAAGTACACATAGCATTGCCGGTGCGTGTTGTATTGCAGTGCATACACCTGAAGGAATTATTTTTCATACAGGGGATTTTAAAGTGGATTATACACCTGTTGATCAGAAGGGAATGGATTTACAGCGGATTGGTGAATTAGGAAAAGAAGGCATATTACTCCTTTTAGCAGATAGCACTAATGTAGAACGTAAAGGACACTCTCCATCAGAAGTAACTATTGGTAAGACCTTAGAGCGTTTATTTGACAATGTGAAAGGACGTATTATTGTTGCGACCTTTGCATCCAATATTCATCGTATTCAACAGATTATTAATGCAGCGGTGCTTTATGGACGTAAAGTAGCTTTTAGTGGCAGAAGTATGGAAAACATAACGAAAGTAGCTAGCAGTTTAGGGTATTTGAATATACCAGAAGCTACTTTAATAGAAGGTGAGCAAATCAAGAATTATTCTAATGACCAGATTACTATTGTTACAACAGGAAGCCAAGGGGAGCCTATGGCAGCACTGGCACGTATTGCCTTTGGCAAACATCGATCAATTCAAATAGAACCTAATGATTTATTTATTATCTCTGCTTCCCCTATTCCGGGAAATGATAAATTAGTTTCAAAAGTGATTAATGAGCTTTACAAAAAAGGAGCCCAAGTCATTTACAAGGATTTAGAAGAGGTTCATGTATCAGGACATGCTTATAAAGAAGAACTGAAACTTATGCATACGTTAACACATCCTCAATATTTTATGCCAGTGCATGGAGAATATAGGCATCTGATTCATCATCGCAATCTAGCAAGACAAATGGGGATGCCACATGATCATATTTTTATTTTAGAAGATGGAGATGTTTTAGAAGTAAATAAGGTAACAGCTGGAGTGATCGGAAGAGTAAGGGCAGGAAATATTTTAGTAGATGGTATTGGTATAGGAGATGTAGGTAATATTGTACTAAGGGATCGTAAGCATTTAGCAGAAGAGGGGATGCTCATAGTAGTTGCAGCTATTGATTTAGAAACTTATTCTATTATGAGTGGTCCTGATATTATTACCAGAGGCTTTGTTTATGCCAAGGATTCAGAGGATTTAATAGAAGAAGTAAAAGCTGTAGCTAATAAAGAATTAGAGATGTGTCTTGCTTATCAAATGACAGAATGGCATATTTTAAAAACGAGCATTAAAAAGGTGGTAGAGCAACTTTTATATGAAAAAACAAAACGAAGACCCACTATTTTGCCAATTATTATGGAAGTTTAA